One genomic segment of uncultured Fusobacterium sp. includes these proteins:
- the mraY gene encoding phospho-N-acetylmuramoyl-pentapeptide-transferase has translation MLYLIGEYFESLEFLKSIYLRSFISFTLSFLLVLIFGKPFINYLKVKKFGEKIRDDGPASHLSKKGTPTMGGVLIVIVMLITNLIVSDISNSFIILLLISMLGFASIGFIDDYKKFTVNKKGLSGKKKLLGQGLIGILVWSFVNFLGLTGDRVLDLSIINPLLSGSMLYLGSIGMLLFVIVILMGTSNAVNITDGLDGLAIMPMIICSSILGGISYFTGNVNLSEHLNLYYIAGSGEITVFLSTICGAGLGFLWYNFYPAQIFMGDTGSLTLGGVLGVVAILLKQELILPVIGIIFVVEALSVIIQVGSFKLRGKRVFKMAPIHHHFELIGLAETKVTMRFWITTLIFGIIALGIVRMRGIL, from the coding sequence ATGTTATATTTAATAGGAGAGTATTTTGAGAGTTTAGAGTTCCTAAAGTCTATATATTTAAGAAGTTTTATAAGTTTTACACTGTCATTTTTGTTAGTTTTAATTTTTGGAAAACCATTTATTAATTACTTAAAAGTGAAGAAGTTTGGGGAAAAAATAAGAGATGATGGACCAGCTTCACACCTTTCAAAAAAGGGAACACCTACAATGGGTGGAGTTTTAATTGTAATTGTTATGCTTATAACAAATTTGATTGTATCAGATATTTCAAATAGCTTTATAATTCTATTACTAATTTCTATGTTGGGATTTGCTTCAATAGGATTTATAGATGATTATAAAAAGTTTACTGTAAATAAGAAGGGACTTTCAGGAAAGAAAAAATTATTAGGACAAGGATTAATAGGAATCTTAGTTTGGAGTTTTGTAAACTTCTTAGGCTTAACAGGAGATAGAGTTTTGGATCTATCAATAATAAACCCACTTCTTTCAGGAAGTATGCTTTATCTAGGAAGTATAGGAATGTTACTCTTTGTAATAGTAATTTTAATGGGAACATCAAATGCAGTAAATATAACAGATGGACTTGATGGATTAGCAATAATGCCTATGATTATCTGTTCTAGTATTCTTGGCGGAATTTCATATTTTACAGGAAATGTAAATTTAAGTGAGCACTTAAATCTTTATTATATAGCTGGATCAGGAGAGATAACAGTATTTTTATCAACTATATGTGGAGCTGGATTAGGATTTTTATGGTATAACTTCTATCCTGCACAAATATTTATGGGAGATACAGGATCTTTAACATTGGGTGGAGTCTTAGGAGTTGTAGCAATCCTTTTAAAACAGGAACTTATATTACCAGTAATTGGAATAATATTTGTTGTAGAGGCACTATCAGTAATAATTCAAGTTGGATCTTTCAAACTTAGAGGAAAGAGAGTATTTAAGATGGCACCTATTCATCATCACTTTGAATTAATAGGACTTGCTGAAACAAAGGTAACAATGAGATTCTGGATAACTACATTGATATTTGGAATAATAGCATTGGGAATAGTTAGAATGAGAGGAATATTATAA
- the gmhB gene encoding D-glycero-beta-D-manno-heptose 1,7-bisphosphate 7-phosphatase: MKKKAILLDRDGTINVEKDYLHKIEDFEFEKNVVDALKIFSSLGYTLAVVTNQSGIARGFYTEDDLIKLNNYINDRLNEHGVNIEKFYYCPHHPEKGIGKYKVECQCRKPKTGMLDAAIKDLNIDVENSYMIGDTLADIDAGFNAGLTSILVKTGHGMETLEKLGDRKVEIYNSLYDFALKLK; the protein is encoded by the coding sequence ATGAAAAAAAAGGCAATCTTATTAGATCGTGATGGAACCATAAATGTAGAGAAAGATTATTTACATAAAATAGAAGATTTCGAATTTGAAAAAAATGTAGTTGATGCATTAAAAATATTTTCTTCATTGGGATATACTTTAGCAGTTGTTACAAATCAATCTGGGATAGCTAGAGGATTTTATACAGAGGATGATTTAATAAAATTAAATAATTACATTAATGATAGATTAAATGAGCATGGAGTTAATATAGAGAAATTTTACTATTGTCCACATCATCCTGAAAAAGGGATTGGAAAATATAAAGTAGAATGTCAATGCAGAAAACCTAAAACAGGAATGTTAGATGCAGCAATTAAAGATTTAAATATAGATGTAGAAAATTCATATATGATAGGAGATACATTAGCTGATATTGATGCTGGATTCAATGCAGGGTTAACATCTATTTTAGTTAAAACTGGACATGGAATGGAAACTCTTGAGAAATTAGGAGATAGAAAAGTAGAAATCTATAACTCTTTATATGATTTTGCATTGAAACTAAAATAG
- the murF gene encoding UDP-N-acetylmuramoyl-tripeptide--D-alanyl-D-alanine ligase, giving the protein MNKLFLVLDNLLGIREQLNLDKIENVIMDSRKVQKGDLFFAINNGNQYINEVLEKGASVVVADNYLGDDKRVFKVPNTVEFMHKLAKEYRKALGLKVIAITGSNGKTTTKDMIYSVLSRKYITKKTEGNYNNHIGLPFTILQLKEKDEIVVLEMGMSGFGEIDLLSSIAKPNIGVITNIGDSHLEFLKTRENVFKAKTELLNYVFSENTYIIGDDQYLKNVVGNKIGFNRENNFVIEDFIESNDGMSFKVENSEYTLNLNGKHNALNAGMAIAIGKRFGLTSEEIKEGLKNLHLTPMRFQKIEKEDVIYINDAYNASPISMEYSLNTFDKLYNNMKKIVVLGDMLELGEKEIEFHREIIEKALSIKCDKIYLYGERMKKAYDLLVKNDKIRCFNDKEDIVKLIANETEKIAVLLKGSRGMKLEEIIK; this is encoded by the coding sequence ATGAATAAACTCTTTTTAGTTCTTGATAATTTATTAGGAATAAGAGAGCAATTAAATTTAGATAAAATAGAAAATGTTATTATGGACAGTAGAAAAGTTCAAAAGGGAGATCTTTTTTTTGCTATAAATAATGGAAATCAATATATAAATGAAGTATTGGAAAAGGGAGCTTCTGTTGTAGTAGCTGATAACTATTTAGGTGATGATAAAAGAGTTTTTAAAGTTCCAAATACAGTTGAATTTATGCACAAACTTGCAAAAGAGTATAGAAAGGCTTTAGGGTTAAAGGTAATAGCTATTACAGGAAGTAATGGAAAAACAACTACTAAGGATATGATATATTCTGTTCTTTCTAGAAAGTATATAACTAAAAAAACAGAAGGAAATTATAATAACCATATTGGATTACCATTTACAATATTACAATTAAAGGAAAAAGATGAAATTGTAGTGCTTGAGATGGGTATGAGTGGCTTTGGAGAGATTGATCTATTATCTAGTATAGCTAAACCTAATATAGGGGTTATAACTAATATAGGAGACTCTCATTTGGAGTTCTTAAAAACAAGGGAAAATGTTTTTAAAGCTAAAACTGAATTATTAAATTATGTTTTTTCAGAAAATACTTATATTATAGGTGATGATCAATATTTAAAAAATGTTGTAGGAAACAAAATTGGATTTAATAGAGAAAATAACTTTGTTATAGAAGATTTTATAGAGAGTAATGATGGAATGAGTTTTAAAGTAGAAAATAGTGAGTATACTTTAAATTTAAATGGAAAACATAATGCTTTAAATGCAGGGATGGCAATAGCTATAGGAAAAAGATTTGGTTTGACTTCTGAAGAGATAAAAGAGGGATTAAAAAATCTTCATCTTACTCCTATGAGATTTCAAAAGATAGAAAAAGAAGATGTAATCTATATTAATGATGCTTATAATGCCAGTCCAATATCTATGGAATATTCACTAAATACTTTTGATAAACTTTATAACAATATGAAAAAGATTGTAGTTTTAGGAGATATGTTAGAGTTAGGAGAAAAAGAGATAGAGTTCCATAGAGAGATAATTGAAAAGGCTCTTTCTATAAAATGTGATAAAATATATCTTTATGGAGAGAGAATGAAAAAAGCTTATGATCTGTTAGTAAAAAATGATAAAATAAGATGTTTTAATGATAAAGAGGACATAGTTAAATTAATAGCTAATGAAACTGAAAAAATAGCAGTTTTATTAAAAGGTTCTCGTGGTATGAAATTAGAAGAGATAATAAAATAG